The Rhododendron vialii isolate Sample 1 chromosome 1a, ASM3025357v1 region CATCAAAAAACAACTTGTGTCAAtaccccacaacaaaatggtattgCTGAACGAAAAAATGGTCCTGTCCTGGCCATTACTCGTGCTCTCATGATCCACATGCAtgtatcaaaatatttttggaaagatGCAGTTCTTACTACTAGGTACCTTTTAAATAGAATGCCGACTCATGTTTTACAGGGTAAATCGTCTTTTCAAGTCATGTTTCTTGATAAGAATCCCTTTCctcttttctcaaaattttttgACTGTGTTGCATTTGTTCGCAACTTACACCCTGATCATTCCAAACTTGATCATCACTCTCATAAAAATGTATCTTTCTTGGTTACTCACAAACACAAAAGGGGTACAGGTGTTACAGTCCTACACTACGTAAGCATTTTGTTAGTGCCGATGTCACCTTTTGTGAGATGGTTTCCTATTATTCTCAAGAAGGCACTCACTTACAGGATCCACAAATCAATACTCCAGTTCTTCCACCGGTACGTCCTAATGGCGCCAGACCCCCGGTTACCCAGGTCTATGTTCATCGTCCTTCGGCTACTGCTCCAGTGGATTCTCCTCATTCTCCCCTACCGCCTCCTCCGCCGTTTCCAAATCCACTTTCAGTTTCTTCTCTTGACCTACCCATTGCAGTGCGAAAGGGTATGCGTACTTGTACATCTCATCCTAtttctcattttgttttgtataaTCGTTTTATCTTCCTCGTTTCAAGCTTTTTCTGTATCACTCTCTTCTGTTAGTATTCCCAAATCTTATCAGGAAGCTCTTTCTCATCCTAGTTGGCAGTCGGCAATGTAAGAAGAGATGCGTGCTTTGGATTTGAATCATACTTGGGTTTGGTTCCCCAACCTTCTGGGGCTCACATTGTCGTTGCCGATGGGTTTTTACTGTCTAACATGATCTCGATGGCACCATTGATCGTCTTAAAGCTCGCCTCGTGGCCAAAGGTTTTACTCAGACCTATGGCATTGATTACACCGAGACATTCTCTCTAGTGGCCAAACTCAACTCTATTCGTGTTAATATATATCTCGCTACTAATCATGATTGGCCGCTTCATCAACTGGATGTCAAGAATGTATTTTTGCATGAGGATTTGTCTGAGATTGTTTATATGGCTCAATCGCTCAGGTTTGAGTCCAAGGGGGAGAATGTATGTCAATTTCGTAAATCTATATATAGCCTCAAATAGTCTCCCCATGCTTGGTTTGATAAGTTCAACAATTCTTTTGTTGTTCATGGCATGATTCGAAGTAAAGGCTGATCACTCTATATTCTTTAAAAGGACCGATCGTGGGATTGTGATTCTGGTtatttatgtggatgatattgtCATCACCAGAAGTGATAGTATTGGAATTCAAAACTTGATTCGTCACCTCTACTCTAGTTTTCTTACTAAAGATCTGGGTAAGCTTCGGTACTTTCTTGGTATTGAGGTTGCTCGATCCAAAGTAGGCATCAGTTTGTTTCAAATGAAAGTACACTCTTGATATGTTGAGAGATACATGTTATCTTGGTTCCAAACCTGTCGCCACTCCTGTGGATACTAATttaaagttacttcctaatgatGATGAGTTGATTGATGATCCTGAAGCTTATCGGAGACTTATAGGTAGACTTATCTACCTTACTATTACTCGATCTGATATTTCCTATGTAGTCAGTGTGGTTAGTCAATTCATGACTCGTCCTCGTGTTCCTCATATGGAGGCAGCCATTCGTATCCTGAAGTATCTTAAAAATGCTCTAAGACATGGACTTCTTTATCGATCATTTGGTCATCTTCGCATCGAGGGATAtactgatgctgattgggcaggatcTCCTGCAGACCGTTGATCCACCATcgatttttgtacttttattggTGGTAATCTCGTTacttgaaaaagtaaaaaatagttAGTTGTTGCTCGTTCTAGTGTTGAGACTAAGTATCAAGCTATGGTGCAAACAACATGTGAACTCACTTGGCTATGCACTTTTATACATGAATTCGGGATTCCAGTACATGATCCTACTCCTCTTTATTGTGACAATCAGGCTGCTATTCATATAGCTAACAACCTAGTATTTCATGAGCGAACTAAACACATCGAGGTTGATTGTCACTTTATTCGATCAAAAGTGGAGTCTAAAGAGATTACTACTCATTTCGTTCCTTCGGGGTCTCAACTCGCAGATATTTTCACCAAAGCACTTCTCAAAGCTACCATTGATTCTATATGTTACAAGTTGGGTGTACATAATATATACTTTCCAGCTTGAGGGGAAGTGTTGGCTGTATATATTtaaattaagaaggaaaataatttagGTAGCTAGTTTAGGAATCTGTATATTTGATTATTTGTATTTCtttatttcaagattttgtttcCTTAGTTGATAAGTAGTTTGTATTATATATTGACCTCCGATGGGAGAAGAATAAACATTTTGATTTTCATTCAACATTAATAATGAAAGAAGTACAATAAATTGAGAGCAAAATAAGATAGTATCCCTACGTGAGAGTAACATCCCAACAAAGTTGGTACCCTACACCACGGCAATCATATGTTATTCAAGCTCCAATGATTGACAAGAAATCAATCCGAATAATGCCCAAATTACAAGATACACATAATAGCACACCCAAATTAGAAGTTTTGTCCTAATAGTAGCACAATCATCCTCCAAGTTCCTTGCACTTGAAAAATTAGCAAGTTGAACCTTTGTAAGTTGATAACCATTTGGTTTGCAACAACACATCATATAACCCTGCCCTATCATCACTGCTCaagctccatcaccaccactccaccaccccATCGTGGTGTCACCACTATTACCATTCCACTATTATCACAGATACAAGGCGACCAATATAGTATGATTAAGAAAGAAACACAATCACTAATGGAACTAAAACCAATTCATCATTTCTTTAAATTCAGTGCTTAAAAAAGAAACATGATAACTAatggaactaaaattaattcattattttttaaaaattcattgcttaatactccctccgtccatttttttgtgtccagtattccattttgggctgtcccttaataagcgtccattttgtaaagttaggggggtaaaagttggtgtattgtctattttgtccctaaaagtagattttattttgaaaagttagtgagtaaaagtgtaatgatgatgggtaagtagagaaagtggaggaaaaagttgatgtgaaaggtgtaatgatgatgtctttttaataagttggagttacgaagcaggacacttaaaaagggacggagggagtatatttatcaaacaactTTTGAACTTAAAAATTCAACATTCAATACTTagttttttaacttttattttcagttttatcaaacaacgCCTTACCCTGATCGTTGAGCTCAGTGAACATATTAATGTGGGATTCCATGAACAACGACGGCCCCGTTCACGCttgtgattaacttatgcaccacaatttttttgttttgtctttattcaatttttttgtttttgtttttgcgtttgttagttttaggccaaatttttatgtaatatgggtgagtaaggatgagatgaatcgaaaaaataaatttttttgacttttaaacaagtattttgaataatattcaagaaaaagtcaaaaaactcattttttgagtttttctttggatatttctcaaaatacttgtgtaaaagttaaatttttttattttttcaattcattacgtctttactcacccatatcacataaaattttggtgtaaaactaacaaatgcaaaaaaaaaaaattgaataaaaacaatcaaaaaattattctgcataAATTAATCAATAGCGTAAACATCCTAAAATTAGGGTGTTTGAGTGGTGGGCGTAATAAGGTAGTTAGGGTTTGGTGGGTGGTCGGAGTGAGAACTGTGGTGGTCGACGGCTGTGTCGGTGGTGCTTCTTGGGAGTTTCTGGAAGTGATAGCAGCTCGGGTCCAATTTGTTTGCCTGCATTTTTCCTTGTTCTGGGTCGTCAATGGCAGATAAGGTGCGAAGGAGGGTTTGGTCTTCGGCCGCTGCTGCCTATTGGAGTTTTTCAGCGTTGCCTCGGTCCCTAAGCCGGGAGCTTCACGTGACAGTGGAGGCTTGCCATGGAGTCTCCCTAAATTGTCTCCTCAGCTGGATTGGTTTCTCTTTTCAGTCGGCCGGCGATCCTTGTGCTTTGACCACAggattagatttctttttctcttgtgaTCTGTTTGttgttctgattacatttgTTATTATTGTGTAATGGTTTATGCAGGGATTCGTTTGATTTCTCTCTGCCGAATCTCGGACGAGATTCTCATATGAACACCGTGTGTTAATTTACTTTTGTAAGGTGTCTTATAATCCCAAAATAGATATTTGGTGCAATCATGTATTTTGTGATGTAATCATTACCTTTGGGCTAAAATGAATTGactgatttcaaaaaaaaaaataggtaagCGCCCTAGGCTCGTGGTTATCCCATCAGAAGCGTACAAAAAAGGCGCCGACGTTAAATGAACTGTAATTGGTTAACTTTAGTTactagtttgaattttgaaaattgacacaaaCGGTGACCCTTGTTCACCACCCACGTCACTGAACACATCAAATACTTCCATTCGCCCTACCCCCGTTCATTTCCCCATCATTTCCTCaacattcctctctctctagaaaggcAGCCTAGagctgcctctctctctctctctctctaggtttCCTCGACTCTTCACAAACCCCGATCGGAACCAAAACGGAACCTGTACAGCTCTTTCAACTCGACCGACTCGTTCGGATTCCGGTAAATCTACGATCGAAACCCCTAACTTTGTTTTTACTACTACTTTGTTGGTTCGGTTTGCTTTTCACGCGAATCGGTGACTTTGATTTTGTTGGTTTGAGCTGTTTGTGGATTCTGGTAATTAGGTTTTGtgattgggttgggttgggttgtcTATGGACTGTGGTTGTTAGCGTCTGTGACTGGGTTTGGCGAGAGCATCATCATGTGTTTGGGGGTGGGATTTGGGGGTTTGTTTTTGCTGGAAATGTGttaatttagggtttttgggttggGTTTGAAGCGTGCTGCTGGGAAATTGCTGGAAATGTGTTAATTTAGGGTTAATTTatggtttttgggttgggttTGTTTTTGCTGGAAATGTGTTAAAAGAGTTTGTTTTCGTTGTCTATTGCGGTAAAagatgtttatttatttttcaatttatgagAAAATTAGGGTTCTTTTTGGATTAGTAATGGAAATCGAAGTTCAGGCTTGAAATTGTATTGGTATAGGAAAGAAAAGCTACCAAAATGAGTTAGGTTCAACCCCCCGTCAATCTATGAAATGACTTGTACTTTTGTTGATTCAAGTTATAATATTTTCTGCATTTAACTGTGAGAGCTGTAGAAAGGGGATTGGATAACAGGATAAGTAGGAAAAATCAATAGGGCGTTGTAAATGAAGGTTCGAAGTGTTTTAACTGAATGGTATGGCCATAGactttgaaaggaaaaaacccAGTGACTGGGATTCTCTTGGCCATCCAAGGGATTATTAATTTTGGAACATAAGCCACCCTTATATTGTTATGATTAAAATCTACAATGCCTCCATGATGTCGATTTGCCTATTGATTCAAAGGTTCTTTGACATCCATTTCCTCCCATTCCTTGTTTGTTACTTAAGGTGTTTCTCCCTCCCAACTCCATCTTAAAAATTAGTGATATCAAGTACAACCCCTGAGTGCTTTCTCTTTTGagaaataaacaaaaagaagagagcACAGGAAACATCTACAGTCAGTTTGTTTACAACTGTGTGGTTATATGAATTTGACATGTCCATACAATTTATGCCTCTATCAtttgtaaaatggaaaattggtTATCTGCATAACCAATACTACTGTCACTGTCCCTAACATTTAAGGGGACCAAAATGGTGGAACATGATGATTTAATTGCTGTCTGTTGTGAAGAAATCAATGAAATGGAAGGGAGGAATgtggaaattttcaaatcaaggTGGCACACATCATGGGACTTAATTAAATTGCAAAATTGTCAAAACTTAACAAGACTATAGACCCACGTAAGAACTATGCAAAACATTACATGCTATGGGTAGCTCCAGCCTTCCTTAGCCCAAAGAGACCTGATTAAGGAGCTATTTCAAAGATGAATGGTTTGTATATGGTTGCTGCTACGTTGTTTGGAGCTTggaattgaataattttttagcCGGGCCTGTGGCTGTATTTGTGATCTGCCAGTCTGCAGGTGCTGTGGTTTTATATTAAGGATAATCTGTTTTTATCATGCACTTCTATCCTTACGAAATCCGTTAGAACAGAGGAAGATATTATGATTGGGAATTGGATTGTTCCATTGCCATGTTGAAAGATAATTAGAGTCTTTAGATTGTGAGTGTGTAAGCAAGTTATTGTGCCTATTTGTGTGTCTCTAGTGCCGTGTGTGTGGTCCCCCTGCCCATTGTGAGTGTTTGTGCATATTTGTGTGCGCCTTTAGCTTTTTCTCATTAAAGAATAGTGAATCCTGACGCCTTGTGAATTATATTCACAAAAGCTAGTGTTAACTTTTAATATAGGAGCTGGGGTTGGATATTTAATTCTTTCATGCTGCGACATTATATTCTGTTGCATGGATTTCCTGGGGCCAAGGGTCTTTACGGAGCATATTATATTTGATAGATCATTCAGTCTCTAAATGAGCATAGTATATATGCTGTTCTGGATACTGTTCTTGATAATGTGGTGAAATTGATGCGTGAGTGCAAAGGTTTAATAAGTTTGGGAAGAAGCTTCTTGTTGTAATCTGCAGCCTTTTGAGGTTAGGCATTTTTGGTTGTATAGGGTTGTGTTCTGCAGCTTCTGCTGGGACAGAACTAATTGCTGCCTTGCTGCAATTATTCTTTCACTCTATATTTCGCGCTGCTTCTATAATCTGAGTAAGTTGGTTTTATTTTGTATGACATGAATGCAAGCATGCAACTTCTTTTTCTTGTGATAGTGACATTTATCACATGGTTGAGGGATAACGTAAGTGAAATTGTTTGTCAAGTACTCGTGTTTCTATGTTTTTGGAGGACAACTTGGCAAATGGTTGTTGTGTAATACACTTGAGGCCCTTTGATTATTGGATACTTTTACACGACGTTGCTATGGTCTCCATTGGGATGACATATTTCAGCTTAATGTTTTACCTGTGAACACATTGGTGTATACAACTACTGACATAAGccaattatttcttttttcatctcTTATAGCTCAAATTATTCTGCTGCTGCCTCGTGGGAGGTGCCATACATTATAGAGTTTGTGCTGATATTTGACATCTAAACATGACAAAGGAGAGAAGAAACCGTTCTGTGTCTTCTGATAGGTCCAGGGCATCTCCTTTTCCTTGCAGCTCAAGTTGCTCAAGACAATCATTGTCCATAAACCCTTCGGACAGTGAAGAGAGTGTGAAAGAATGGGAGGAAGCTCGATGCCCTGTGTGCATGGAACATCCACACAATGCAATCCTCCTCATGTGTTCATCCCATGAGAAAGGATGCCGCCCCTACATGTGTGACACAAGCTATCGCCACTCCAACTGTTTCGATCAGTTTTGCAAGTCATTTGCCGAAACACAATCAATGAACCAAGAAAGCACTCCACTCTCTTTAGAGCACTCCACAAGTGGAGTGATATCGGAACAAACAACTACCAATTTACCGGTTGAAACAATTGAGGAAGGGCCCGAGGTGAAGTCAAAGTTGGTATGCCCCCTTTGTCGCGGAAAAGTGAATGGGTGGGTCGTAGTAGACCCTGCCCGCCTTTTCATGGATGCAAAATCAAGAAGCTGTGCTAGTGAGGCATGCAACTTCAGTGGGACGTACAAAGATCTAAGGAAGCATGCAAGGCTTGAGCACCCTTCTGTGCGGCCATCAGAGGCAGATCCAGAGAGGCAGCGGAGCTGGAGGAGGTTGGAGCGGCAAAGGGATCTTGGGGATTTGATTAGCACACTCCAATCTTCTATTGGTGAGGTAAGGAGTGAGGAAGAGGACAGCGTTTTGTCTTTTGACGAAGGAGGATGGCTTACCGTGTTTTTGCTCATTAGGGTTTTCCGACCGAGTAATAGTTCAAGGAGTAGAAGTAGTGGGTGGTCTGCGTCACGAGCGAGAGCACAAGTGACTGTTAGACGGAGATCAACTAGACTTTGGGGTGAGACCCATGATGGGGAAAATGGATCTGTTTCCCGAAACGATGATAATGAGAATTCGGATGGTGGATCGGGTTCTCAGAGGCGCCGGGTCAGGCGAAGAACGACACCTGATAATGAGCCGTGATTGTGATTCGTGTTGATTTAGTTCCGATATTTCAATCTGTGAGTACTCAAAAGAAACCTGTCTTTTGGTTAAAACAATCATAAATAGGGttttgcaagaaagagaaatatttCAATTGCCAGCCCAAGGCGTTTCATGCTTAATATTAGGAGTTCTATGCATTTTTCAAGATAATTCAAATCTACAAAAGAAGTTTGCTTGGTGAATGCCCTAGTTAATATATCCGACATGGATTTCACTCTTTTCTGAGTGACTGATGCCGATGCGTACATGCATTCAGAAGGGGTTATAGTTGAGTTGTTCTTCGGTGGTGGTCTTTTAGGAGGCAtttaacttttcttttcctctcttgtGGTGTTTCAGGTGTGAAGAGAGGAAAGAAGTGCAAGTTGCTTGCTTGAAACCTTGCTCTGTTCTACCGCGTGTGGAACAGTTATTGCTTGGAGTTGCGTACCAGTGATCTCAGattttaagtttatttttacCTTGGTAATTATACATTCCTTTGGTCTATCTATCTTTTGCTTCACTTGCGGGTGATGCAAATACATATGAATTTCTATTTGGATTGTGAATACATTTGGAATTTATTTCCTTGAAACTTTGTGCTCTGTTCCCCGAGTGTGTGGAACAGTTGTCGCTTGGAGTTGCAGAATGGATTGTGTACCGCAGAAACtcgaatttttatttaatttcctACATGACTAATTTTACAATCTTGTGCGTTGGTGTCACTTTGAGGTGGTGCAAATAATTATGAATTCCTCTTTGAATTGTATACATTGGAAAATTATCTGCATGGATGTCAATATGCGATATAAAGGCAGTGTTTGGTTCCAGATACTTGGGGATGATTTTGGATCTATGAAGCACGGAACAGAGCCGACACAGACATGTGAACCtgtcattttttcaaaaattaggaCACCGACACTTTTATGTCGAATAGAAAATATAATTTCATTATTGATGTATGCTAGGAGCTCATATAAAAGTTTAATCTTTTGTCCaattataaaaaatacaaatggcGGAAATTGCGGatatgataatgtcaaaattatttttattagtgTCAAAGCTCTAACATTATAACAATATGAAACAAGAGTTGTTTTATGGTATTCTTGAACGGTTGAACTTGGCAATTGACCTTTTTACTCCAAACCTAATTTAAAACCTACATTCATCTTTTTGATGTATCCTCAACGTTCTCATAGATTACCAGTGGCGTGATATCCGATATAGAGTATTATGTTGTTTTGATACATCTTAAATACAGATACGGATACAAGAGGCTAGCAGATATGTTCGTGCTTCTTAACTTGTCGAATGTGGATACATGAGACATTGAGACTGGTAGATGTGTTCGCAGTTCTTAGTTTTTCAAACTTGGATATATGACGCCGGTAGACTTGTTCATATAGCTTTAGCTTATCATACTTGAATACGTGACGGCAGTAGATGTGTTCATATAGCTTAACTTTGGCGTAGTATGTTTTTATCCCTTTATATCGGCGATTCGGCAGTATTTGAACTGGCTATGGCTGGGAACTATACTGCACAGGAGGGACACACACACAGAAATTTCTTTAAGTGGTATTCCATGGACTAATGGATTTGAGTTTGCATCTACGATCCATTGGTGATGATTACTaataaggaaatgaatcccacattacTTGGAAGTAGAAtgtgtgatcacttaataacatctggaacctctccactcattgccaattggttttgagatggacataaagttgcTACATGATATCAGAGCAGGGCCCGTTCCATCCCACatttaaaaaatcaacaatCCACACCTCACGacgacagaccagcaaaaaggttgcacgatgataggacccaaaaagtggccacacgtgacagacctcaaatgcggcttcACGTGAGgagggatgttaaggaaatgaatcccacattgcttgggggTGGagtgagtgatcacttaataacatctaggatctctccactcattgccaattgattttgagatgggcATAAAGTTTCTACAACTAAATTATGCTgaactcattgccaattgattttgagatggacataaagtttctacaacTAAATTATGCTGCTGAAGATTTGTTGTGCATTGGAAGAGTAGTACGGAGTAATAATCTTTCCTCCTACACATATTCAAGCATTGATATATACTCCCTCCTCCGGatataatagtttttttttagagttcgtgctattttttaattaattatatcttcaaatttataatgttttacgtgatttcgaaaacattgtattatagaactaatcgagatctatcaaacaagatccatattcgatataaaattcattatggattcaaagatataatcCATTTTTTAGCTGGTTAGAATAGAATTAAGAATaattaaatccggacagagagagtatataTTTCAAACCGTCTAATCAATATCGCTTCCTTTGTAAAGTGATGGATTCATATTCAAACATAGATGCGTTCAATATTGTTTGACGTTGTATTGGTGTCAATAGCGGGTGGATCTGGAATCAGATTCATAGTCCATTGTCCTTGTCCTATTCTTTATCAGGATGGGCTCAGAGTGGGGAACATTAAGGAGATGGCAAAGTCGGGAAATAATTGAGTCCTCGTTCACCAATATAGTTAACTAACTTTTGTTCTCTTG contains the following coding sequences:
- the LOC131300672 gene encoding uncharacterized protein LOC131300672, producing the protein MTKERRNRSVSSDRSRASPFPCSSSCSRQSLSINPSDSEESVKEWEEARCPVCMEHPHNAILLMCSSHEKGCRPYMCDTSYRHSNCFDQFCKSFAETQSMNQESTPLSLEHSTSGVISEQTTTNLPVETIEEGPEVKSKLVCPLCRGKVNGWVVVDPARLFMDAKSRSCASEACNFSGTYKDLRKHARLEHPSVRPSEADPERQRSWRRLERQRDLGDLISTLQSSIGEVRSEEEDSVLSFDEGGWLTVFLLIRVFRPSNSSRSRSSGWSASRARAQVTVRRRSTRLWGETHDGENGSVSRNDDNENSDGGSGSQRRRVRRRTTPDNEP